Proteins from a genomic interval of Sphingobacterium sp. SYP-B4668:
- a CDS encoding glycosyltransferase, with translation MHKKKILYYMAENPFSSEAGNLTRCRQLLQYFEARREMMDVDFISSINWDEDGKTKFELHYPSLGLMIVPFKMEKGNIIRYFLTDKLPKEINKILNTSDIDRVSPYFKKTLKRIISEQRYDIVIISYAEYGNVIDSDIDAYKILDTHDFTTLQLMAKEQGDETIKMGDRFESEMNILKKFDEIWTYSIEEQFIFEQFAKKKVSLLPISFNTNTTDIAKKDRAYDILYVASANFHNVRSMEWFQEYVQPLVSKYKIGVVGKIGSMIKDAENIIKLGLVEDLDQVYRDTKICICPMLSGTGVKIKVLEALSFGLPVVTNRRGVDGLINKGQNGCLVAQDHIEFADYIVRLLEDDLFYQELSDQAMMYFKNNHNREHEFEVLDRIMLGK, from the coding sequence ATGCATAAAAAGAAGATTTTGTATTACATGGCGGAAAATCCTTTTTCTTCAGAGGCTGGTAATTTAACAAGATGCCGCCAACTTTTGCAGTATTTTGAGGCCAGAAGAGAGATGATGGACGTCGATTTTATTTCTTCTATAAATTGGGATGAAGATGGCAAAACAAAATTTGAACTTCACTATCCAAGTTTAGGGTTGATGATAGTTCCGTTCAAAATGGAAAAGGGAAATATTATTCGTTATTTCTTAACGGATAAGCTGCCTAAGGAAATAAATAAAATTCTGAACACCAGTGATATAGATAGAGTTTCGCCTTATTTTAAAAAAACATTGAAGCGAATCATCTCCGAACAACGTTATGATATCGTAATCATCAGCTATGCTGAATACGGGAATGTAATCGATTCAGATATAGATGCTTATAAGATTTTGGACACACATGATTTTACCACATTGCAACTAATGGCTAAAGAGCAGGGAGATGAAACCATTAAAATGGGAGATAGATTTGAATCTGAAATGAACATTCTAAAGAAATTCGATGAAATCTGGACTTATTCAATAGAAGAGCAATTTATATTTGAACAGTTTGCCAAAAAGAAAGTTAGTCTTTTGCCTATCTCCTTTAATACTAATACAACCGATATCGCCAAGAAAGATAGAGCTTATGATATTCTATATGTCGCAAGTGCTAATTTTCACAATGTTAGAAGTATGGAGTGGTTTCAAGAATATGTCCAACCTTTAGTAAGTAAATATAAAATTGGGGTTGTTGGCAAAATTGGAAGCATGATAAAAGATGCTGAAAATATTATTAAACTAGGATTGGTAGAAGATTTGGACCAAGTGTATAGGGATACCAAGATTTGCATATGTCCTATGTTAAGTGGTACTGGTGTTAAAATTAAAGTGCTTGAAGCACTTTCTTTTGGATTGCCTGTTGTGACCAACCGACGTGGAGTCGATGGGCTTATCAATAAGGGACAAAATGGCTGTCTCGTAGCACAGGATCATATTGAATTTGCAGATTACATCGTACGTCTATTAGAAGATGATTTATTCTATCAGGAACTGTCAGACCAGGCTATGATGTATTTTAAAAATAATCACAATCGTGAACATGAATTTGAAGTTTTGGACCGAATTATGCTGGGGAAATAG
- a CDS encoding glycosyltransferase, which produces MDKNHVLDELAIIILNYNSSTEVQRQVDTLLGEGFTRTSFYIIDNDSTDAKKLEDYCRVKNIFFHEMGSNLGYAHANNWAIRRAKTDGKDFFLILNPDMHIDADCIYTLCLTIAQDPSLAVVGPRIMFNNQRDMIFSDGGLLIPKRGFEGGHVNCLSMLEDVSLTGLNYNIDYVNGSAMLFRWDVLEDIGFMYEHLFMYYEESEWCYRIKQSNRWKIAINTDVSAYQTDSSRGEVYEYYMTRNRIWLCRKYKGNIYKALKNRWRLIKKIFKRRDLSNQEKRSFIKKVISGIRDGFKLDLHPSTKGYQTDFNRHSR; this is translated from the coding sequence ATGGACAAAAATCACGTATTAGACGAACTCGCCATAATTATTCTGAACTACAATTCAAGTACCGAGGTCCAACGTCAAGTCGATACATTACTAGGTGAAGGCTTCACTAGGACATCTTTCTACATTATTGACAATGACTCCACCGATGCAAAAAAACTTGAAGACTATTGCAGAGTAAAAAATATTTTCTTCCATGAAATGGGAAGTAACTTAGGCTATGCTCACGCCAATAATTGGGCAATAAGAAGAGCTAAAACCGATGGAAAGGATTTTTTTTTAATATTAAATCCAGATATGCATATCGATGCCGATTGTATCTACACACTTTGTTTAACTATCGCTCAAGACCCCTCTTTAGCTGTGGTTGGTCCTAGAATCATGTTTAATAACCAAAGGGACATGATTTTCTCGGACGGAGGGTTACTTATTCCAAAAAGGGGATTTGAAGGAGGGCATGTTAATTGCTTATCCATGCTTGAAGATGTATCACTAACTGGGCTAAACTATAACATTGATTATGTAAATGGAAGTGCAATGCTTTTTCGATGGGATGTTTTGGAAGATATTGGATTTATGTACGAACATTTATTTATGTACTACGAGGAGTCAGAGTGGTGTTACAGAATAAAGCAGTCCAACCGCTGGAAAATTGCTATCAATACTGATGTTAGCGCTTATCAAACAGACAGTTCAAGAGGGGAAGTATATGAATATTATATGACTCGAAATAGAATATGGCTCTGTAGGAAATATAAAGGAAATATCTACAAGGCGCTTAAAAACCGTTGGCGCTTAATTAAAAAAATTTTTAAACGAAGAGATTTAAGCAATCAGGAAAAAAGATCCTTTATTAAGAAGGTAATCTCGGGCATAAGAGATGGATTCAAATTAGATCTTCACCCTTCTACAAAAGGTTACCAAACTGATTTCAATCGACATTCTCGATAA
- a CDS encoding glycosyltransferase WbsX family protein, with the protein MSNDIKPIAIHLPQFHPFPENDDWWGKGFTEWRNVAKSTPKFKGHYQPQLPKDLGFYDLRLEEALIQQAQLAKEYGIYGFCYYHYWFSGKLLMEKPLELMLASKKIDLPFCLCWANENWTRIWDGSEKSVLIAQDYNLDDDRKHIHYLIQFFKDERYITIDGCPVLVMYRSELHPKINEAVQLWRDEVKKAGFKDLYLIRVENFEKNIDPKTHGFDAGMEFAPDFGLARKKFLKKNPIEYVFTKILHKTGLRRSGHFQNNVYSYDELVEKMMDKPKKSYKQFRCITPAWDNSARRSTGATIYHESTPEKFGKWVSFVANFTDRNFKGDERIFFINAWNEWAEGNHMEPDLKNGRAYLEAFRKNKL; encoded by the coding sequence ATGAGCAACGACATTAAACCCATTGCAATCCATTTACCTCAGTTCCATCCCTTTCCTGAAAATGATGATTGGTGGGGGAAAGGCTTCACTGAATGGAGAAACGTAGCAAAATCAACACCGAAGTTTAAAGGGCACTATCAACCTCAATTGCCCAAAGATTTGGGTTTTTATGATTTAAGGTTAGAAGAAGCACTTATACAGCAAGCTCAACTTGCAAAAGAATACGGAATATACGGCTTTTGCTATTATCATTATTGGTTCAGCGGAAAATTACTTATGGAAAAACCATTAGAATTGATGTTGGCATCAAAAAAAATAGACTTGCCTTTTTGTCTTTGCTGGGCTAATGAAAATTGGACAAGAATCTGGGATGGTTCTGAAAAATCGGTATTGATAGCGCAAGATTATAATTTAGATGACGATCGAAAGCACATACATTACTTAATACAGTTCTTTAAAGACGAAAGGTATATAACAATTGATGGATGTCCAGTTTTAGTAATGTATAGGAGTGAACTCCACCCCAAAATCAATGAAGCTGTTCAACTTTGGAGGGATGAAGTTAAAAAAGCAGGATTTAAAGACCTATATTTGATTAGGGTAGAGAACTTTGAAAAAAATATAGATCCAAAAACACATGGATTCGATGCTGGTATGGAGTTTGCCCCGGATTTTGGGCTTGCCAGGAAGAAGTTTTTAAAAAAGAATCCAATTGAATATGTCTTCACAAAAATCTTACATAAAACAGGTCTTAGGCGTAGTGGTCATTTCCAAAACAATGTCTACAGCTATGACGAATTAGTCGAAAAAATGATGGACAAGCCCAAAAAGTCCTACAAGCAGTTTAGATGTATAACTCCGGCTTGGGATAACTCTGCTAGACGATCGACTGGCGCAACAATCTACCATGAATCAACTCCGGAAAAGTTTGGCAAATGGGTATCCTTCGTGGCAAATTTTACCGATAGGAACTTTAAAGGCGATGAAAGAATATTTTTTATCAATGCATGGAATGAATGGGCCGAGGGCAACCATATGGAACCGGATTTAAAAAATGGCCGCGCTTATCTTGAGGCATTTAGAAAAAACAAGCTGTGA